The window cggtctccacagaaatcaatcaggggtttcaaggagcaaccagaaggtgctcacttgaactcgaccagtaggggaactgagcagtgactcggccggtgTGACAGTGATAtagatatagtccccctggagtcatagtccggtagcattgtatttgaccaattaagcagcatgatctattgtaccgctaaccctaaccaaacatttagcaatgcgggctattgttacacggactatcagccctaggactactatcccttgcacaccgggagtcgaacccacgacctcctgatcatgaggccgactctcttccactgcgctaccgctgcccctataACTATGATGTTACAAGAGTACAAGCACGAGGAACCATTAACATAATTACTGTTAGAGCTGCCATAGTGATCAATCTGCTACCATACAATTTCACCCAGATGCCTTGAAAGACTCTCAAGAATTCCCTGAGCCTTTCTCGCTTGGGTTGATACATTTCTGTAATATCTAAACCTCCGGTGAAGAAGTTTGGAATTGcctgaaaatattcaaaatatacTAATGAACTCTTGATTGACagagccaccagtaaatacgaaCAGTGTATCCTTAAAGTGACTTCTTACCAATGATGCACGAGTGGTAGACACCACTTTAACATTAGAGGGGCTACTGGGGACGGCGAGATTAGAGGAGGGAATCAATTCGAAGTTGCGAGTGTGGTAGACACAAATGTTTCATTGCAACTCTTAAAAGGGATTTCCCAGATTGCCAAATCATACAAAGAACATTGCAGAGTCTCGAATTTGACTACTTACCGAAGTTAGGATCATTCCTCTGACTGAGTTGTCAGCCTCTAATTTATCATAAGCAATATTCATCTCTGTCATGAGCTCTAAGCTAAGGGCATTCACAGGCTTCTTATCAAGTGTCAAGGTCGCTACACCTGGGATGAGTGAGGAAATAAAACGAAGAGTTGTTCAAAAGTCgagaggagcctcatagctgCATATAGAGTagagtacaacctctctattgcggacacccatggaaCTGGACattggtgtccgtaatgtagaggtgtccttaatagcgaggttatgcaattattgtccaaaaagtggattcatgtgtatgaacatgcGGGTCGTGAAGCTAAGTCTACGTACCGGGgtattacatattccatttaatTTGGAATATTAACTACTTCAAACAATTTCATGCAatttatatgcgaacttgaaattactttattgtAATACCTCATGGCATTTGTTGTGGTCAGCATATTAATTGCCAACATTGTTATATGCATGCAGGTGGTGTTCGTACGCTTCATTCTACATTGACAGCGTAAGCATTAGATGGGGAGCTACtacacatcaagctttattctttgtagttagagcacaaggggacaaacaactcaatggaATGCAATTAATGTTAGAATACACAGTAGTTGGGCAACCAACTCACCTGTTTGATCATCCTTTGATATCGTCACCATTGCTTGTCTGGTGCTACTTGTTGCAAATCCATTTTTGTGGACAAGCCATCGTACTGATGCTTGCAAAACGGATGAGGAACGACTGGACTGAGCTTTCGCAATAGCCCTAAACATCAAGAttcctgaaaaatacaaatgatGTGAAATTCTGAATATCTACAGGGTGTGGCAACTTGATGAGCTGCCCCTTCCGTTTCGATAGAGCCTAAGGTCTCAAATAAATGGGGTAGTCAGAAAAAAGCAGGGTGCAGGCATTAAGCCACCGATGAAAGAATGCAGGCAATATGATGAATGAGTCTAGAGAAAATTGAGAAAAGACAACAAGGTCTGGTCAAGACCACATCCTGCCAAGACTAAACATTAGCTAATCCTATCCTCAATTTGCCACTATAGTTCATATGCCTATACCCCGTAGCTTACCTTCTCCCTCACCGGCCCGCCCGCGGCAAGGGGCCAAAAGCCAAGCGTGGCCATGGGGGCGGCGCTGCCACCCAACCCACTGGCAGCCACGCACGCTGCagcgacctctctattaagaacaccctctctaGTCTATCAAGCCATtcaaggacattagttttggccCCAGATTGGCTCTTTCCATTTAAAATTACGACTCTTAGTGATAGTCTGATTCCTCTCAGACTTTGTCGGCTTTGCATCGATTTTGATTGTCTATTTCGGCATCATGTTGGTCAACACATTAATAAACGGCCCATTAAACTTCTTATTCAATAACTTCACGACTTCGCTGGCAGGGTCGTTCGTCGctaaaaatcatttaaaaagtgaaaaaagtgaTAGGGGCCTACCTTTTCCAAAAGTTGCCATTTTTACAGTCAGCGCCTTCTCGCCAgtgcgatttgttacatccaagcctaataccattaggccacGCGAGATGGCGctaaatcatatacatgtatacgttcAAACACACATATAAAACGTATAAATGTAAATCAGCGCCTCTGGTGTCAAGATTGATTGTTTTTGCAGTGTCGGCCTGACTGTGAGACTTCGCAGACTCAGCAAGTCTCAGAAATGTTGTGCTTTATATAGTGCAATGAAACTTGAACAATAAAACTTTTGTAACGAGAGTGACTACTATTAAATAGCCACACTTGTGATGAATGCATGCACAGGTTTAGTGCTAGTTCATTTGTGGCTGGCTCATCGTTGGAATTGGTCAACCAGCTTGGACAAAGGAGGTGAACATGTGTGATAGTATAACTATCTCCTTTTCTCCTCCTTTaatgggctttcggagtggcaCAGTGACTTTGATCGATGTAATGTACATCATTTTGGTCGTAAGCGCTACgtctgtcacctgtgtgatggaatTGGGCAACTCCCTCCGATCGCATAGGTTTTCTCCCGTTGAAACGGTTGTCCTCCTACAGGGCTTTCCAAGTCGCCATGTGAAAATAATTCTTGGAATTTACAAAATACGTGATTTCCAAAAGATGATGATTTGAATTagattttcttctttgtttCCCTGGTGGTGCACCAACGCTTCAACAATAAAATTCAACAAACACAGAGCCAGACATGAGCCTTATATAGTGGAGCCTTCACACAATGTTTAAAACATGATTTCCGCTTGGCAAGCAAAGAACCAGGTTCTCAAACGTGGTTTGTATCACTACTTAGATGATCGTGCCCGCCGAGCATACCAGGcatcagtatacatgtagttcgcaACGTTTCATATGTCACGACAATCCAATTTCCCAATGGATAAAAGAAAAATTACCAGACTTTTGTATAACAATAACCATTAATTTAATGATGAATATCTGTTAATTTCATACCAACTACATTTACATTTATAGAGACATCATCCAAGGTAAAAATATTATGAACCCACTTTAAACGTAGGTAACACTTAATATCACTGGCATAATTATTATCTTTTGAAGCTATTTAAACGTGTTGTGTTTGTTTCGGCAGGCTACATACATCATACACTGCCTGTGTCTGAATTTGGAAAGCAGTAGTGGACACGTTTCTTTTCCATGGCAAAAGTGTCGACTTAAAGTTTTTCAGACATAGTGTCTGTGCACCGTAACACCCATTGGTACCATGCAATAGTTTGAAAGATATAGATTGGTATTTCATCAGTAGTGGGAATACGATAGGAACTGAGGACAGATTTGCTCCGGAGATTTGCTTCTTTAACTGTCATGTCTTTCACTGCTATGCCTAAAGACCATAATCATAATTAGCATTATCTGGATAAGTCTTATAGAACCCCATATGTAAATCCTTGCTTAACATGCATGCCTGAACCGCCGGTATCTGCTTCATCGCGTCTACCCATGCTGCAAACTTTGGGTATGTCTCTCTGGCCTCAGAGAACGTGGGTATTAAGTCGAATCGTTCACACCAGGGCCATATCATGAAATCGACAAATAACGGTTTTTCCCCTGAAAAAAAGGATATCGGAATTAGTCTAGAAAGGGTAATGTGGCGGTTTATATATTTCGATATTCCACCAGGGaaacaaagaagaaaatctAATTTAAATCAGTTTCTTTTGAAAATCATTTATTTTTGTACATTCCAAGAATTATTCTCACATGGCGACTTGGAAAGCCCTGTAGGAGGAAAACCGTTTCAAAGGGAGAAAATAACCCCTTCAGCGTTACGATCCTGAAACACCAAGTCTCGAAAATGGTAGTACGTAATTGCCTTACCTCCAATGAAGTCTCCCTTAACAGCCGCCAGCTCTTCTTCAAAATATTTCAGTTCAGCAAATACATCTCCACCCTCTTTGGACCTCAGCTCCTTGTAGTACTTGGAAATTAACTATAACAAGAAACAGCATAGTAAGATAAGGTCACTCCCTGGCTTGTAGAAGTTGCGATGACCTCGGGAAAATGCCTGACGAGTATTACACAGGCCAACCAATACATTTTGCCATCAACGTCATAGACCACAATCGATCTGAATGATACCGACTGACTTGACTGTGGTTAATTAAGCGGTAGGCCCGAGGtcacgtttttgagtgtttactTTTCTGGGTGTTTCaatgtttcccctcattgttggGGAACGCGGAAAATCAAATTGACATGCTGTTTCGTTGCCATTACCCCTGAAGCCATGGTCTCTCCAACTGGGGCAACCAAAAATTTTACTCCGCGGTATTACCGTGAGTATTTCTGTGTGTGTTTCGcctatcgtcatcatcttcaggtGGCCACAACAAGCTTCATCCAATCGAACCTATTCTGAGCCAGGTCCTCAAGTTGTACCCCTTCAATAGATCAGGCCTCAAATCGTCGTTTTTTGGTAAGTAGTCACCATATCCATGTAGGGGAACAATGAAATATGGTAAacactaatgaaatggccagggccattgtgctcacctcatgtggaggaaagatggataaagagcatggtattgtgtcatgtagtgttaggtttgatgtaggtccaagcaattacaatttccccaaaatggccaatttgcagtacattcgacctctgtgaccttgaaaagtaggtcaaatcaaagaagacccgggtgacacattgaatggttgttagaattagatgtacctatgatataaagttggtgccaatcgggcaagtaatactaggaataatggcattttgaagaatttaggatttggccccctcccttgaggccaaacggcaaatcagatcgcaccaaacttcggtacctgagaccacctgaccaaggggtacatgtgtacttaatttgtgatcaatagtcattgcagttaagaaacgtgtcatagttacggcctgacggcgaatttacgccatttgacctctgtgaccttgacaagaaggtcaaattaaaaacctgtgtgacatatactgtatggtggttagatgtacccatgatatcaaattggtggcaatcgggcaagaagttaaggaataatcacatttttaaggtttttggattttaccccttggtggtcaagtggtgaatcatattggaccaaacttcggtccctgagattacctgactaaggggtcaatgtgtaccaaatttgggatcaatagtcattgcagtttggAAACGTGCcgtcgttacatcctaacggccaatttacactatttgacctctgtgaccttgaaaaggagggcaaatcaaaaacccggaggatatatgatgcacctttgctagaagtacctaccatatttttttcaaaatttcccgactactattaagggagatattgcatattttcacttttaacatttggccccctggtggccaaaccatgacacgaatcggaccgaaacttggtctccaaggtgtcattacataagggtacatgtgtaccaagtttcaactcaatagctctaacagttacgaaacgtgccctgctaacggacgacggacgacgacgacgacgacgacgacgacgacggacgacggacgccacggtatgggataagctcacctctgctaagaggtgagctaaaaaccaataCACCAGCATTAAGTGATACCAGACAATTGAGTGTTAGAGCTGGTTACGTAGTAGACTGCTGCGGAACAGCATCGCACTGACCTTGCTGTATCTCTGGATGAGTACGTTATGCTTCGCCTTGATGTATGGGTCAGATGGCATCAGTTTCGGCTCGGGGTAGACGTCGTCCAGGTACTCACAAGTAACCAGTGACTCGGGGATGATCTTATCGTTAATCTCAATCAAGGGGACAGTCCCGTAGTCGTACttctcaaggaaccaggtgggTTTGTCCCTTAGATGGATGTTGATACACTCGTTTCTGGACGGAAAAAAGGCGAAACCATCTGAACTATCAATTTATCCTGTGCTCTTACCAATCCGGTTTTAAGTTTGATAGCCAGCCTGGATTCATGCGGCGTGCGTTTAGAACCTTGCTGCAGTGTTTTACTTACGGAATATTCTTATGAGCCAGCACCAGTCTTGTTCTCTGGGCAAATGGACAAAATCTCATGCTGTAGACGCGCACCTTGTCTTTAGTCAACGGTGGGCACTCGGCACCTGGAATTGAAAATGACAGTAGTCCGTTGGTGATGAGCTTCGGGCAGGGCTGGAATTCGATCTCCAGTTTTTAACCCTTATATTCCTATTTTGTCTGCACACTAGGTGCTATCCAAAGTGAGTGGTGCAATTTTATGCAAGTAGTGGGAatgtttatttttcagtcaCCAGCTAGGGATTGACCAAAAACCACTGATCGGGGATTCGGGATCGCATGGAAGCTGGACAGACGGGGCTGGTGTCAGGTGTCAGGGTTTGCTTTAAATGAGGTacgtatatataggcctacaacacGTCATCAGTAGACTCCCGCTAGACATAGCCCATTATATatcctcgatccgctacgctgcaCATCGAGCCTTTGTGTgagctcgaaaaaagccaggaattccagcccaaacgcatttaagccaagccatgatgaaaaacaggaaaacccccacggtgtaaaaatagtttgacgtcacaagtcTAGcaaaccaatcaggccattgtttcgtcaaccaatcattctcgcaataggcacctcgcacttcgtcccttttggggacgaagtattggtctacgctgggcagcccatcgcgtcatccaAATTTGGTCTCCTTAGGGTGAGGCTGAGGAAGGAGGCCAGTCCACTACGTTCGGACGGAGTGTAGTCATCAGCAGATCACAGATGTGTACAAATTTGACCACTTTTTGTCCATTCACTGCCTATTGATCGATAGAACATTGAAAAACAggcatttttttctgaataatcCGTGTTCTCGACCGGCTGTGCAACGGTCTACCCGGGCGTCCACCCGTGCACTGGTACATTACTGATTTTAACAAATCCACAGCACAATAACAACAAATAATGTAAGCTTAACTATTTTTTATTGCAAACGTTCACCACCAAACACATAACAAACAGGCCTCATCAAACTCTGGACTCTAATACTTATTCAGTTGATCGGGGCAAACACGAAAAAACCTGATTGTTCCTTTGTCACGCTTTATCCTGATTGCTTATGTCACATAAAAAACATGATTTCGTAAATTCATACAAAAACGTGATTGCCGAATTACAAAGGCAGGATTAGTAGTACAATCGCGGTTTACCTTGAATGAACCAAATCACGGCAAAGTCTGATTGTATTCAAATCACAACAAAACGGGAAACTATCGGCATTTGGTGACAGATTTTTCGGGAGTGATCGACAAACAGCAGAATTATTTCACACTGTCATACTATATACTGCAGTTATTCCATGTATTCCTACCTAAAACCAATAAACGTCTTATCTTATATTATATATGTGAATAGTGATCTAGTCATATATGGCCTATCCCAGTTACAGTTAAGCACAGGCAGAGATAGGCCTAGAAACTTATGAGGTATACCTTGATCCAGCGGTGGTTAACTGGGCAGCACTattgtacacactgacaacattttcggaAACATCTCGGCAGCACACGACACAGACTACACTAGGTCACCCAGTATTGAAGGCAGATGTGGCCAAGTTGGTCAAGTATCTAAACAGTGCACGGACAGACTAACATCTAACTCTCTATTTCAATTGAATCCATGCATCTGTGGTGGGCTACCCAAGAATAAAATCCCCTTGACCTTGATGATTCTGGAGGGAAAATACAAAGATGGCTACTGTTGATATGCTGACAGTGCTTGTCCAGAGGAAGAGAAGGGCAATTTCGATTTTATTTAGGGATTTAATATGCTTGTTCTTGTATTCTTTTGACGTGACATCCCATATCCCTGGTCGATTCTGTGCCACCACtatgaatttgaaggtttccgCCGTAAATATGTTACAAGTATCTGCCAGAGGTCTTCTTCTATTCAGTATACAGGATACTACTGACCAAATGCCCACTACACAGATCTCCAGCATATGCAGACACAGGAATACAATCCGGTATCActcaaaatatcagaaataGACCTATTTTGATGTCATTACCATTGACCAACTCAGTTTAGATACCAACACACCTGTCAACAACAGGCCAAGATAAACAAATTGCTTGGTGAGAATAGAGCAGCGGCCAACACTTGGCAAATTACCTCCCCGGTATCAAATTACTTTGCAAAGAAAGGTTTGTGGACCAGACACACTGCCATGGAAGTTACCTGAAGGGATGGTATCTTTAGATAGATGGTAGTCAGTGTCCGCctttaccgaatgtttccgaactgtacacactgccaacattttcgataacatcgcacctggacaacatgttggccaacatatttcccaaaatgttgtcagtgtgtacagagctagCGATAAAACATGGCCCGGAACGAAAGATCGGCCTATTGTGTAGTGGGTGTCTAGAGGATGGGTAGTGGGTCGTGCTCTTAGGGGGTGCAGCTGTTTCTATGTATCGTCTATAGACAGTGCGtactatacatgcttcctgaaattgctggcttgcattggaactaactttttcctccttgtccgtcattaaaggcattcaagtgtgttggtcaaccatatcctttgtccctccaccataaggcctagtttcccttatgatatcactatttcggacactcagcgccccatttctggaaaggtgtatactgaGTATTATTAGGTCACTAGTCTAGACAGTACGCGTCACCTCGAATTTGACTTCACAATGACAATAAGACACCCACCTGAACTGCGGGTGTAACATTTTTCTCCCATGGCGACGGACTGGACTCGGAA is drawn from Lineus longissimus chromosome 1, tnLinLong1.2, whole genome shotgun sequence and contains these coding sequences:
- the LOC135492174 gene encoding glutathione S-transferase omega-1-like; the protein is MIGLHTKTTSPIRRVSQHLRSRGFRVQSVAMGEKCYTRSSGAECPPLTKDKVRVYSMRFCPFAQRTRLVLAHKNIPNECINIHLRDKPTWFLEKYDYGTVPLIEINDKIIPESLVTCEYLDDVYPEPKLMPSDPYIKAKHNVLIQRYSKLISKYYKELRSKEGGDVFAELKYFEEELAAVKGDFIGGEKPLFVDFMIWPWCERFDLIPTFSEARETYPKFAAWVDAMKQIPAVQACMLSKDLHMGFYKTYPDNANYDYGL